In Luteitalea sp. TBR-22, one genomic interval encodes:
- a CDS encoding sensor domain-containing diguanylate cyclase, with protein MDSPQASLVQALELLEALTIDRTQAELAQAGVEIAQAVTGSRIAYLHFLNEDQATIELGVWSRDTLAGCGAVYDRHYPVTVAGIWADTFRLRRPCVHNDYASTPGKRGLPSGHSLLVRHLGVPVVEDDLVRLLVGVGNKPTDYDDDDVRRLQLVARRVWSVMRQRRQFGRYVDRDNRFRQLQRLDGVCGLEYDRDEDRLTCDGMFSALFGSIVPAPTTLDGLLELVTPTDRAAISNALRGIGRSQWTTRLTCVRPSGTPFPAELTMEFRARELGRGVLGIGTLQDLSNELVVDDLRRRAHTDVLTGLSNRRRLDAVVREESGRRDRDDMTAVHYLDLDGFKPVNDSLGHHVGNLVLREVGRRLRERAREDDEVVRLGGDEFVVVQRGVADAADAEVLANALVAVVAEPMTVLGQSIRVGASLGVALAARGASLEAAMQAADRALYAAKAEGGWRWKRAPYGDEARALL; from the coding sequence ATGGACTCTCCTCAGGCGTCCCTCGTGCAGGCCCTCGAGTTGCTCGAGGCGTTGACGATCGACCGGACGCAGGCCGAACTGGCCCAGGCGGGCGTGGAGATCGCCCAGGCCGTGACCGGCTCCCGCATCGCCTACCTGCACTTCCTGAACGAGGACCAGGCGACGATCGAGCTCGGCGTCTGGTCGCGCGACACCCTGGCCGGGTGTGGTGCGGTGTACGACCGGCACTACCCGGTCACGGTCGCGGGGATCTGGGCCGACACCTTCCGCCTGCGGCGTCCCTGCGTGCACAACGACTACGCGTCGACCCCCGGCAAGCGCGGGCTGCCGAGCGGCCACTCCCTGCTGGTGCGCCACCTGGGCGTGCCGGTCGTCGAGGACGACCTCGTCCGCCTGCTCGTGGGCGTCGGCAACAAGCCGACCGACTACGACGACGATGACGTCAGGCGTTTGCAGCTGGTGGCCCGCCGCGTGTGGTCGGTGATGCGGCAGCGCCGGCAGTTCGGCCGCTACGTCGATCGCGACAACCGTTTCAGGCAGTTGCAGCGCCTCGACGGCGTCTGCGGGCTCGAGTACGACCGCGACGAGGATCGCCTCACGTGCGACGGCATGTTCTCGGCGCTGTTCGGCTCGATCGTGCCGGCGCCGACGACCCTCGACGGACTGCTGGAACTGGTGACGCCGACCGACCGGGCGGCGATTTCCAACGCGCTGCGTGGAATCGGCAGGTCGCAATGGACCACGCGCCTGACGTGCGTGCGGCCGAGCGGCACGCCGTTCCCGGCAGAACTGACGATGGAGTTCCGGGCGCGGGAACTCGGGCGCGGCGTGCTGGGGATCGGCACGCTGCAGGACCTGTCCAACGAGCTGGTGGTGGACGACCTGCGCCGCCGCGCACACACCGACGTGCTCACGGGCCTCTCCAACCGTCGTCGGCTCGACGCGGTGGTCCGGGAGGAGAGCGGTCGTCGCGACCGGGACGACATGACGGCCGTCCACTACCTCGATCTCGACGGCTTCAAGCCGGTCAACGACTCGCTCGGCCACCATGTCGGCAATCTCGTGCTGCGCGAGGTCGGCCGTCGCCTGCGGGAGCGCGCCCGCGAGGACGACGAGGTGGTGCGGCTCGGGGGCGACGAGTTCGTGGTCGTGCAGCGCGGCGTGGCCGATGCCGCCGACGCCGAAGTGCTCGCCAACGCGCTGGTGGCCGTCGTGGCCGAGCCGATGACGGTGCTGGGGCAGTCGATCCGCGTCGGCGCCAGCCTCGGGGTGGCGCTGGCGGCCCGTGGCGCCTCGCTCGAGGCGGCGATGCAGGCGGCCGACCGGGCCCTCTACGCTGCCAAGGCCGAGGGAGGGTGGCGCTGGAAGCGCGCGCCGTACGGCGACGAGGCGCGGGCGTTGCTTTGA
- a CDS encoding Gfo/Idh/MocA family protein, translating to MHRRKFLQSAGLLAAGAAAPTIVPSRVFGAQAPSNRVTLAFIGTGRQCQGLNIPQFMAVPGVQVVAVCDVDSWRVGQAKQLVESTYAKQSPSGAYKGCDTYRDFRAVLARRDVDAVMISTPDHWHVPMAMLALQAGKDVSLEKPITRYIGEGRRLANEVVARKRIFRVDSEFRSLDRMHRAVELVRNGAIGTLKTIRVSSPREEFPQEAAIEAPVPAELDYDMWLGPAPKVPYMQKRVHNPRDLKGRPGWFRSTMYADGMLTNWGAHLVDICQWANGTERTGPVEVQATGRYHDDPVWDVLETFDARFRFANGVEMFYTMDKPRIRFEGDKGWLVVNYDKSADHPEYHEASDPKILSMPIPADGVRFPLRSERVDFIDSVKSRRKTLEDEEIGQRTISICHLAHIGIKRQGALLKWDPARERFTNDEEANRHLEAPAGRTDWGTK from the coding sequence ATGCATCGCCGGAAGTTCCTCCAGTCCGCTGGACTGCTGGCCGCGGGTGCGGCTGCGCCCACGATCGTGCCCTCGCGCGTCTTCGGCGCGCAGGCGCCCAGCAATCGCGTCACGCTCGCCTTCATCGGCACCGGTCGCCAGTGCCAGGGGCTCAACATCCCCCAGTTCATGGCGGTCCCTGGCGTGCAGGTGGTCGCCGTGTGCGACGTCGACAGCTGGCGCGTCGGCCAGGCCAAGCAGCTCGTCGAGTCCACCTACGCGAAGCAGTCGCCGTCGGGCGCGTACAAGGGCTGCGACACGTACCGCGACTTCCGCGCGGTGCTCGCCCGCCGCGACGTCGACGCCGTGATGATCTCGACGCCCGATCACTGGCACGTGCCGATGGCGATGCTGGCGCTGCAGGCCGGCAAGGACGTGTCGCTCGAGAAGCCGATCACGCGCTACATCGGCGAGGGCCGGCGCCTCGCCAACGAGGTCGTGGCGCGCAAACGCATCTTCCGCGTCGACAGCGAGTTCCGCTCGCTCGACCGCATGCATCGGGCCGTCGAACTGGTGCGCAACGGCGCCATCGGCACGCTGAAGACCATCCGGGTGTCGTCGCCGCGCGAGGAGTTCCCGCAGGAAGCCGCCATCGAGGCGCCGGTGCCGGCCGAACTCGACTACGACATGTGGCTCGGGCCGGCCCCGAAAGTGCCCTACATGCAGAAGCGCGTGCACAACCCGCGCGACCTGAAGGGCCGCCCGGGCTGGTTCCGCAGCACGATGTACGCCGACGGCATGCTGACCAACTGGGGCGCGCACCTGGTGGACATCTGCCAGTGGGCCAACGGCACCGAGCGCACCGGTCCTGTGGAGGTGCAGGCCACCGGCAGGTACCACGACGACCCGGTGTGGGACGTGCTCGAGACCTTCGACGCGCGCTTCCGCTTCGCCAACGGCGTCGAGATGTTCTACACGATGGACAAGCCGCGCATCCGCTTCGAGGGCGACAAGGGCTGGCTGGTCGTCAACTACGACAAGAGTGCCGACCACCCCGAGTACCACGAGGCCTCCGATCCGAAGATCCTGTCGATGCCCATCCCCGCCGACGGCGTGCGGTTCCCGCTGCGCAGTGAGCGGGTCGACTTCATCGACTCGGTGAAGAGCCGTCGCAAGACGCTGGAGGACGAGGAGATCGGCCAGCGCACGATCTCGATCTGCCATCTCGCCCACATCGGCATCAAGCGGCAGGGCGCGCTCCTCAAGTGGGATCCGGCGCGCGAGCGATTCACCAACGACGAGGAGGCCAATCGCCACCTCGAGGCGCCGGCCGGTCGTACGGACTGGGGGACCAAGTGA
- a CDS encoding non-canonical purine NTP pyrophosphatase, producing MSVRLLVATSNAGKMRELAALFADLPVTLVSLQDLPVTIPPPDETGETCADNARLKATAYAIAAGLPCLAEDSGFEVEALGGAPGVRSARVPGGSDEARNAWVYAQLDARGSRDSKARFVSVLALATATGEIVHVAEGEVAGTIAPEPRGSNGFGYDPMLFYAPLGRTFAELTMEEKASVSHRGRAARLMHDWIGAHLDTLAGER from the coding sequence ATGTCGGTGCGCCTGCTCGTCGCCACCAGCAACGCCGGCAAGATGCGGGAACTGGCGGCCCTGTTCGCCGACCTCCCCGTCACGCTGGTGTCGCTGCAGGACCTGCCGGTGACGATCCCGCCGCCGGACGAGACCGGCGAGACCTGCGCCGACAACGCGCGTCTCAAGGCGACGGCCTACGCGATCGCCGCAGGACTGCCCTGCCTGGCCGAGGACTCGGGCTTCGAGGTGGAGGCACTCGGCGGCGCGCCGGGCGTGCGCTCCGCGCGGGTGCCCGGCGGCAGCGACGAGGCCCGCAACGCGTGGGTCTACGCGCAACTCGACGCGCGCGGCAGCCGTGACTCGAAGGCGCGCTTCGTGTCGGTGCTGGCCCTGGCCACCGCCACCGGCGAGATCGTGCACGTGGCGGAGGGCGAGGTCGCCGGCACGATCGCGCCCGAGCCGCGTGGTTCCAACGGCTTCGGCTACGACCCGATGCTGTTCTACGCGCCGCTCGGGCGGACGTTCGCCGAGCTCACCATGGAGGAGAAGGCCTCGGTGAGCCACCGGGGGCGCGCGGCGCGGCTGATGCACGACTGGATCGGCGCGCACCTGGACACGCTGGCGGGGGAACGCTGA
- a CDS encoding GerMN domain-containing protein: MRRTIVVGLLGAMTAVLIGIAGLVVVPRLLAPATVEVPRADAGATAEATSRIRASLYYVAEDGLRLTAVDADVPYGATPADQARALVEAQLQPAPAPLAQAIAEGTRVRQIFVAEDGTAFVDLSKEAVVNHRGGSLDELFAVYAIVNAVTVNLPAIKGVQILVEGQEVDTLAGHVDLRHPLARNMRWVGESPAITDDSNAATPNAAMPEGAPPSPRP; the protein is encoded by the coding sequence ATGCGTCGGACGATCGTGGTGGGCCTGCTCGGCGCGATGACCGCCGTGCTCATCGGCATCGCCGGCCTGGTCGTCGTGCCGCGCCTGCTCGCGCCCGCGACGGTCGAAGTGCCGCGGGCCGATGCCGGTGCGACCGCTGAAGCCACCAGCCGCATCCGCGCCAGCCTCTACTACGTCGCCGAGGACGGTCTGCGGCTCACGGCCGTCGACGCCGACGTGCCCTACGGCGCCACGCCCGCCGACCAGGCCCGCGCGCTGGTGGAAGCACAACTGCAACCCGCGCCGGCACCGCTGGCCCAAGCGATCGCCGAGGGCACGCGAGTGCGGCAGATCTTCGTGGCCGAGGACGGCACCGCCTTCGTCGACCTGTCCAAGGAAGCGGTGGTGAACCACCGCGGCGGCAGCCTCGACGAGCTCTTCGCGGTCTACGCCATCGTCAACGCGGTGACCGTCAACCTGCCGGCGATCAAGGGCGTGCAGATCCTGGTCGAAGGCCAGGAGGTCGACACCCTGGCTGGCCACGTGGACCTGCGCCATCCCCTGGCGCGCAACATGCGCTGGGTCGGCGAGTCGCCGGCCATTACCGACGACTCGAATGCGGCGACGCCGAATGCCGCGATGCCGGAAGGGGCACCACCGAGTCCTCGGCCCTGA
- a CDS encoding RidA family protein encodes MSRARVSGRPSRRAAMTAGVAALAGAATPAQASQAGGGQVPGWGPRKVAVTRKDRKAPHPLLSHAIRSGPLVFLAGIGGWYPEDRAEPGNAKVQVESALRAMKMLLEQAGSSMAHVLKVHMTVADPNRNLALINEGYAGHFPDPPPARSYSGCGVDQMGRDGVLVQIDCIALVE; translated from the coding sequence ATGTCCAGAGCTCGGGTGTCAGGGCGCCCTTCGCGGCGCGCGGCGATGACGGCTGGCGTGGCGGCGCTCGCGGGCGCGGCCACGCCCGCACAAGCCTCTCAGGCTGGCGGCGGTCAGGTGCCGGGATGGGGGCCACGCAAGGTGGCCGTCACGCGCAAGGATCGCAAGGCGCCGCACCCTCTCCTGTCGCATGCGATCCGATCAGGGCCGCTGGTCTTCCTCGCCGGCATCGGGGGGTGGTACCCCGAGGACCGCGCCGAGCCCGGCAACGCCAAGGTGCAGGTCGAGAGCGCGTTGCGCGCGATGAAGATGTTGCTGGAGCAGGCGGGCTCGTCGATGGCCCACGTGCTGAAGGTGCACATGACCGTCGCCGACCCGAACCGCAACCTCGCCCTGATCAACGAGGGCTACGCGGGACACTTCCCCGACCCGCCGCCGGCGCGCTCGTACAGCGGCTGCGGCGTCGATCAGATGGGCCGCGACGGCGTCCTCGTGCAGATCGACTGCATCGCGCTGGTGGAGTGA
- a CDS encoding Gfo/Idh/MocA family protein, translated as MPHSLDRRSFLKSASAGLGAGLVVPAVAAAAPAIRLQPGAAADRVRVAIMGVNSRGSQLARAFLATPGAAITAICDVDTRAAARAIEMISTAGGGTPQAIPDIRKLVESPDVDAIAIAAPDHWHAPAAILALNAGKHVYVEKPCSHNPREGEVLVETQKRTGKVVQMGNQRRSWPNVQKAIGLVHGGRIGRVYHARTWYANARTSIGLGKPATVPPWLDFELWQGPAPRRPFLDNLVHYEWHWRWHWGTGEAANNGTHMFDLARWGLQVEHPSRVTSAGGRYHFTDDWEFPDTQVVTLEYPDRKLISWESMSSNAFKPQGTGVGVTFHGEQGSIMIDGDGYTVYDLKGGVVETIKTDPGATTSQVGPAVRLDALHTANFLDGIRGKAQLFTPIDGGHVSTMMAHLGNIAWKTGRALTCDPTTGRIQGDADAMKLWGREYEKGWAPKGV; from the coding sequence ATGCCCCATTCCCTCGATCGCCGTTCGTTCCTGAAGTCCGCGTCGGCCGGCCTTGGCGCCGGCCTCGTCGTCCCTGCCGTCGCCGCCGCGGCGCCGGCCATTCGCCTGCAGCCCGGTGCCGCGGCCGACCGCGTGCGCGTCGCCATCATGGGCGTCAACAGCCGCGGGTCGCAGCTCGCGCGGGCGTTCCTCGCGACGCCTGGCGCCGCCATCACCGCCATCTGCGACGTCGACACCCGCGCCGCCGCGCGCGCCATCGAGATGATCTCGACGGCCGGGGGCGGCACGCCGCAGGCCATCCCCGACATCCGCAAGCTGGTGGAGTCGCCCGACGTCGACGCGATCGCCATCGCGGCGCCCGACCACTGGCACGCGCCGGCGGCAATCCTCGCGCTCAATGCCGGCAAGCACGTGTACGTCGAGAAGCCGTGCAGCCACAATCCGCGCGAGGGCGAAGTGCTCGTCGAGACCCAGAAGCGCACCGGCAAGGTGGTGCAGATGGGCAACCAGCGGCGCTCGTGGCCGAACGTGCAGAAGGCGATCGGCCTGGTGCACGGCGGACGCATCGGCCGCGTGTACCACGCGCGCACGTGGTACGCCAACGCACGCACGTCCATCGGCCTGGGCAAGCCCGCGACAGTGCCGCCGTGGCTCGACTTCGAGTTGTGGCAGGGGCCGGCACCGCGCCGGCCGTTCCTCGACAACCTGGTCCACTACGAGTGGCACTGGCGCTGGCACTGGGGCACGGGCGAGGCGGCCAACAACGGCACGCACATGTTCGACCTGGCGCGGTGGGGCCTGCAGGTGGAGCACCCGTCTCGGGTGACGTCGGCCGGCGGGCGCTATCACTTCACCGACGACTGGGAGTTCCCCGACACGCAGGTCGTGACGCTCGAGTACCCGGATCGCAAGTTGATCAGCTGGGAGTCGATGAGCTCGAACGCGTTCAAGCCCCAGGGCACCGGCGTGGGCGTGACGTTCCACGGCGAGCAGGGCTCGATCATGATCGACGGCGACGGCTACACCGTGTACGACCTGAAGGGCGGCGTGGTCGAGACGATCAAGACCGACCCCGGCGCGACCACCAGCCAGGTCGGACCGGCCGTGCGCCTCGACGCGCTGCACACCGCCAACTTCCTCGACGGCATCCGCGGCAAGGCGCAGTTGTTCACGCCCATCGACGGCGGGCACGTGAGCACGATGATGGCGCACCTGGGCAACATCGCGTGGAAGACCGGCCGCGCGCTCACGTGCGACCCGACGACGGGTCGCATCCAGGGCGACGCCGACGCGATGAAGTTGTGGGGACGCGAGTACGAGAAGGGCTGGGCGCCGAAGGGGGTCTAG
- a CDS encoding GNAT family N-acetyltransferase, producing the protein MPRAPLVEVFRMPHAPSSLVEESNRLFQHTWTYFAKHLPGGGTTRLPGLLIANGRSALPFMNLALITAPLVDEADLAARIADAAAPFRRHDLHWLFVVSDHFVPEHLRPRLADVCAAAGLQPMMRMHGMATDALAPPAYPAPTLTYRVVETQDLRESVGDVNAVAYGMPADICRAVTGVPEIWKDMLGVVGMLGSTPVASACVAAVDDTAYVALVATDPAHQRKGYAEAVMRRALAEARKEWGITRTVLHATPAGQPVYRRMGYVDAVSFEAFTGS; encoded by the coding sequence GTGCCTCGCGCACCCCTCGTGGAGGTCTTTCGCATGCCGCACGCCCCCTCGTCACTGGTCGAGGAATCCAACCGCCTGTTCCAGCACACGTGGACGTACTTCGCCAAGCACCTGCCGGGCGGCGGCACCACGCGCTTGCCGGGACTGCTGATCGCCAACGGCCGATCGGCGCTGCCGTTCATGAACCTGGCGCTGATCACGGCGCCCCTGGTGGACGAGGCCGACCTCGCGGCGCGCATCGCCGACGCCGCCGCGCCCTTTCGTCGGCACGACCTGCACTGGCTGTTCGTCGTCTCCGACCACTTCGTGCCCGAGCACCTGCGCCCCCGGCTGGCCGACGTGTGCGCCGCGGCGGGCCTGCAGCCGATGATGCGGATGCACGGCATGGCCACCGACGCGCTCGCGCCGCCCGCCTACCCGGCCCCGACCCTGACGTACAGGGTGGTCGAGACCCAGGACCTCCGCGAGAGCGTCGGCGACGTGAATGCCGTCGCGTACGGGATGCCCGCCGACATCTGTCGGGCCGTCACCGGCGTGCCCGAGATCTGGAAGGACATGCTCGGCGTCGTCGGCATGCTCGGCTCCACGCCGGTCGCCTCGGCGTGCGTCGCCGCCGTCGACGACACGGCCTACGTGGCCCTGGTGGCCACCGATCCGGCGCACCAGCGCAAGGGGTACGCGGAAGCCGTGATGCGGCGCGCGCTCGCGGAGGCCAGGAAGGAATGGGGCATCACCCGCACCGTGCTGCATGCCACGCCGGCGGGACAGCCCGTCTATCGCCGTATGGGATACGTCGACGCCGTCTCCTTCGAGGCGTTCACGGGCTCCTGA
- the rph gene encoding ribonuclease PH produces the protein MPRSDGRSNDALRPCVITPHISLHAEGSCLVETGRTRVICTASVEDRVPPFLRNSGKGWVTAEYGMLPRATTTRVQRESTAGKVGGRTQEIQRLIGRSLRSVVDMTRLGERTLWIDCDVIQADGGTRTAAITGGFVAMVLAMQHMLEAKQIKEIPVKDYLAATSVGVVAGVPMLDLAYDEDSNADVDMNVIRTGDGRFIEVQGTAEKEPFPRAVLDQLLDLGSKGIDELIAKQAAIVGALLRVKLPAKV, from the coding sequence ATGCCTCGCTCCGACGGTCGCTCCAACGATGCCCTCCGCCCCTGTGTCATCACCCCGCACATCTCGCTGCACGCCGAAGGCTCCTGCCTGGTCGAGACCGGCCGCACGCGCGTGATCTGCACCGCCAGCGTCGAGGACCGCGTGCCGCCGTTCCTGCGCAACTCGGGCAAGGGGTGGGTGACGGCCGAGTACGGCATGCTGCCGCGCGCCACGACGACGCGCGTCCAGCGCGAGTCGACGGCGGGGAAGGTCGGCGGGCGCACGCAGGAGATCCAGCGCCTGATCGGTCGCTCCCTGCGGTCGGTGGTCGACATGACCCGGCTCGGTGAGCGGACGCTCTGGATCGACTGCGACGTGATCCAGGCCGACGGCGGCACTCGCACGGCCGCCATCACCGGCGGCTTCGTCGCCATGGTGCTCGCCATGCAGCACATGCTCGAGGCCAAGCAGATCAAGGAGATCCCGGTGAAGGACTACCTCGCGGCGACCAGCGTCGGCGTGGTCGCCGGGGTGCCGATGCTCGACCTGGCCTACGATGAGGACTCCAACGCCGACGTCGACATGAACGTGATCCGGACGGGCGACGGCCGCTTCATCGAGGTGCAGGGGACGGCCGAGAAGGAGCCGTTCCCGCGCGCGGTGCTCGACCAGCTTCTCGACCTCGGCAGCAAGGGCATCGACGAACTCATCGCCAAGCAGGCGGCGATCGTCGGCGCGCTGCTGCGCGTGAAGCTCCCGGCGAAGGTCTAG
- a CDS encoding family 16 glycoside hydrolase produces MILALLVLLASTSAEAARPEFFVFDNGVGRGTWTPTQQAQTLKELGYDGISYNYTNPEDLAAWQKAFGAVGLKIFGLYVHTYIDRPEAFDPRLPEAIRMLKGTPTTLWITVQKPKAASPDDEAKAVAVVQRIADLAKASGVQVALYGHANFYVEHALDSARVVGKANRSNLGASINLCHEFMSNVGGNLDAAVKAVAAKATRVSINGVDLASKNYITRLDQGDFDMVAYLQKLQAAGYRGPIGLQAYNVPGDTRENLAANIATWRRIASQLEDRAAGAPAQNVLTTAERKAGWRLLFDGTTTTGWKGFAKPAFPAQGWVVEDGTIKGLGKKGGDIITTATFGDFEFAWDWRLSYRGNSGIKYFVDEARGNEGGAIGHEYQTIDDDNYVAMTLNERQKTGAWYDCIPAAKKAARPVGEWNTSRLVVKGTIVEHWLNGTLVLRYDITSPEAAAGVATSKFKDVKGYADKIRTPILLQDHDTVVWFRNLKVLELR; encoded by the coding sequence GTGATCCTCGCGCTTCTCGTCCTGTTGGCGTCGACCAGCGCGGAAGCCGCGCGGCCCGAGTTCTTCGTCTTCGACAACGGCGTCGGCCGCGGCACGTGGACGCCGACGCAGCAGGCACAGACGCTCAAGGAACTCGGCTACGACGGCATCAGCTACAACTACACGAACCCCGAGGATCTGGCCGCCTGGCAGAAGGCCTTCGGCGCCGTCGGCCTGAAGATCTTCGGCCTCTACGTTCACACGTACATCGACAGGCCTGAAGCCTTCGATCCGCGGCTGCCCGAGGCCATCCGGATGCTGAAGGGCACGCCGACGACGCTGTGGATCACCGTGCAGAAGCCCAAGGCGGCCAGCCCCGACGACGAGGCGAAGGCGGTCGCGGTGGTGCAGCGCATCGCCGACCTCGCGAAGGCCTCGGGCGTGCAGGTCGCCCTGTACGGCCACGCCAACTTCTACGTCGAGCACGCCCTGGACTCGGCACGAGTGGTCGGCAAGGCCAACCGCAGCAACCTCGGCGCCAGCATCAACCTCTGCCACGAGTTCATGAGCAACGTCGGCGGCAACCTCGACGCCGCCGTGAAGGCCGTCGCCGCGAAGGCGACGCGCGTCAGCATCAACGGCGTCGATCTCGCGTCGAAGAACTACATCACGCGCCTCGACCAGGGCGACTTCGACATGGTCGCCTACCTGCAGAAGCTGCAGGCGGCCGGCTATCGCGGCCCGATCGGACTGCAGGCCTACAACGTGCCCGGCGACACCCGCGAGAACCTCGCGGCCAACATCGCCACCTGGCGGCGCATCGCCTCGCAGCTCGAGGACCGGGCAGCAGGCGCGCCCGCGCAGAACGTGCTCACGACTGCCGAGAGGAAGGCCGGCTGGCGCCTGCTGTTCGACGGCACGACGACCACCGGCTGGAAAGGCTTCGCCAAGCCGGCGTTTCCCGCGCAGGGGTGGGTCGTCGAGGACGGCACCATCAAGGGGCTCGGCAAGAAGGGCGGCGACATCATCACCACCGCCACCTTCGGCGACTTCGAGTTCGCCTGGGACTGGCGCCTGTCGTACCGCGGCAACAGCGGCATCAAGTACTTCGTCGACGAGGCCCGCGGCAACGAGGGCGGCGCCATCGGCCACGAGTACCAGACCATCGACGACGACAACTACGTGGCGATGACGCTGAACGAGCGCCAGAAGACCGGCGCGTGGTACGACTGCATCCCCGCCGCGAAGAAGGCGGCCCGGCCCGTCGGCGAGTGGAACACCTCTCGCCTGGTCGTGAAGGGCACCATCGTCGAGCACTGGCTCAACGGCACGCTGGTGCTGCGGTACGACATCACCAGCCCAGAGGCGGCAGCCGGGGTCGCGACCAGCAAGTTCAAGGACGTGAAGGGCTACGCCGACAAGATCCGCACGCCGATCCTGCTGCAGGACCACGACACGGTGGTGTGGTTCCGCAACCTGAAGGTGCTCGAGCTCCGCTAG
- a CDS encoding AraC family transcriptional regulator, protein MPAHARRHLYLPARDRSFWKADQEASSLQYLAWGARDFHRQPIPASTHEGWVCVLIEEGAPTMVVRRSDVRMPTGTLALIGPDCPFGWRGAGQSRFRMWMWRELAGAQEDLALRAGYVARPLARHERPAFLHLHDLCRKEVLRAAGPDLRYLEGCRILFETTVRRELLDRRGERDGGSDAIALARRWIEAHLDSREPIARLCDYLNLSQSTLYRVFSSAEGTSPLAFFHARRMARARTLLAGRTLSVKEVAHVLGYEHANDLSRAYKRHFGESPSRAR, encoded by the coding sequence ATGCCCGCGCATGCCCGGCGACACCTGTACCTGCCCGCCCGCGATCGGTCGTTCTGGAAGGCCGACCAGGAGGCCTCGTCGCTGCAGTACCTGGCCTGGGGCGCCCGCGACTTCCACCGGCAGCCCATCCCGGCCAGCACGCACGAGGGATGGGTCTGCGTGCTCATCGAGGAAGGCGCGCCGACGATGGTGGTGCGGCGATCGGACGTGCGCATGCCGACGGGCACGCTGGCGCTGATCGGGCCCGACTGTCCCTTCGGGTGGCGCGGCGCGGGGCAGTCGCGGTTCCGCATGTGGATGTGGCGCGAGCTGGCCGGTGCGCAGGAGGACCTGGCCCTGCGCGCTGGCTACGTGGCGCGCCCGCTCGCCCGCCACGAACGGCCGGCGTTCCTGCACCTCCACGACCTCTGCCGCAAGGAGGTGCTGCGCGCCGCCGGGCCCGACCTGCGATACCTCGAGGGGTGTCGCATCCTCTTCGAGACCACGGTGCGGCGCGAACTGCTCGACCGCCGCGGCGAGCGCGACGGCGGCTCCGATGCCATTGCGCTGGCGCGCCGCTGGATCGAGGCGCACCTGGACAGCCGCGAGCCGATCGCCCGCCTGTGCGACTACCTGAATCTGTCGCAGTCGACGTTGTACCGGGTGTTCTCGTCGGCCGAGGGCACCAGTCCGCTGGCGTTCTTCCACGCCAGGCGGATGGCGCGCGCCCGGACGCTGCTGGCCGGGCGCACGCTCTCGGTGAAGGAGGTCGCCCACGTGCTCGGCTACGAGCACGCGAACGACCTCAGTCGCGCCTACAAGCGGCACTTCGGCGAGAGCCCGAGCCGCGCGCGTTGA
- the coaA gene encoding type I pantothenate kinase has translation MTTAATALSRFLTFDRDAWSHLRDSTPLTLSEADIAALRGLNDALSVDEVVQIYLPLSRLLNLYVSASQGLYRTTQTFLGNDGEQVPFIIGLAGSVAVGKSTTARILQALLSRWPTHPSVDLVTTDGFLFPNAVLESRGLMKRKGFPESYDRARLVRFLADVKAGVPEVHAPVYSHQRYDIVPGHVQAVRQPDIVIVEGLNVLQAPPHQRDTDQLFASDFFDFSIYVDAAEDDIEQWYVERFLRLVDTVFQDPGSYFHRYASLDEAQARETAARIWAEINAPNLRENIQPTRMRAHLILTKGPQHVVEQVQLRRV, from the coding sequence ATGACGACCGCTGCCACCGCGCTCTCGCGGTTCCTCACCTTCGATCGGGACGCGTGGTCGCACCTGCGTGACAGCACCCCGCTGACGCTCTCGGAAGCCGACATCGCCGCGCTGCGCGGCCTGAACGACGCGCTCTCGGTCGACGAGGTCGTGCAGATCTACCTGCCGCTGTCGCGCCTGCTGAACCTGTACGTGAGCGCCTCGCAGGGCCTCTACCGCACCACGCAGACCTTCCTCGGCAACGACGGCGAGCAGGTGCCGTTCATCATCGGCCTGGCGGGCAGCGTGGCGGTGGGCAAGAGCACGACCGCGCGCATCCTGCAGGCCCTGCTCTCACGCTGGCCGACGCACCCCTCGGTGGACCTGGTGACCACCGACGGCTTCCTCTTCCCGAACGCGGTGCTCGAGAGCCGCGGGCTGATGAAGCGGAAGGGGTTCCCGGAGAGCTACGACCGGGCGCGCCTGGTGCGCTTCCTGGCCGACGTGAAGGCGGGCGTTCCCGAGGTGCATGCGCCCGTGTACTCGCACCAGCGGTACGACATCGTGCCGGGGCACGTGCAGGCGGTGCGGCAGCCCGACATCGTGATCGTCGAAGGGCTCAACGTCCTGCAGGCGCCGCCGCACCAGCGCGACACCGACCAGCTGTTCGCCTCGGACTTCTTCGACTTCTCGATCTACGTCGACGCAGCCGAGGACGACATCGAGCAGTGGTACGTCGAGCGCTTCCTGCGACTGGTCGACACGGTGTTCCAGGATCCGGGCTCGTACTTCCACCGGTACGCGTCGCTGGACGAGGCCCAGGCGCGCGAGACCGCCGCGCGGATCTGGGCCGAGATCAACGCCCCGAACCTGCGCGAGAACATCCAGCCGACGCGGATGCGCGCCCACCTGATCCTGACCAAGGGGCCGCAGCACGTGGTGGAGCAGGTCCAGCTGCGGCGCGTGTGA